DNA from Petrotoga mexicana DSM 14811:
ATTCCTATCTCTGTATTCAAATTCATCTCGTTTCTAAAGGTTTTGAAATAGGCTAACAACAAATAGTATAAGCATTCTTTCGTGGTGGTTTTCCCAGTGGACCCAGTTATTCCAATCTTTAATTTAGCGTTTTGATTGATTAATGTGGAAGCAGAGATAAGCATTTCTTCCAAGACGCTGTTGACTTTTATTATTTTTTCTTTTGGAAAACCTGCAACATCTTTTTCAACAATTACATAAGACGCCCCGTTTTTCAATGCGTCGTTTATAAAAAGATGTCCATCTGTTTTCTCGCCTTTTAAACATAAAAACACGTCACCTTTGTTGACTTTTCGAGAGTCAATTTGAAAATTGTGGCCTTTATATTTTAACCGTTCTAACACTACCTTCCCGAACTCCTTTTTATTTTGTCAATTAGTTTTTTGGTCACTTCGTAATCGTTGAACTCAACCTTTTTTCCGTGGGCGAAGAGTTGGTATTTTTCATGACCTCTTCCCGCTATGATTACCATGTCGCCTTTGTTGGCAAATCTTAAGGCTGTGTCTATGGCGGTTTCTCTATCAGGTATGATAATGAAATGTTTATCTTTGTCTATACCTTTTGATACATCTTCTATTATTTGGTTGGGATCTTCGTCCTTTGGATCATCGTTGGTGAGAACTATGACGTCTGAATTCTCACTTACAACTTGTCCCATCAACTTTCGCTTTCCTTGGTCTGCGTTTCCACCGGCCCCAAATACTGTGATTATCCTACCTTCAGTTATTGACGAAGCGGTTTTTAATACTTCGTTAAGTGCATCAGGGGTGTGTGCAAAATCGATAACCGCAACAAATCCCAACGATTGACTGTTTGGAACAATTTGGAACCTTCCAGGGACACCTTTAAATGTGAAAATGGGATAGATGATTTTTTCAGGATCCAGCCCGAATAGGGTTGCTATTACAAAGGCATTTGTTATATTGTAAACGTTGAACTTCCCAATCAAGTGGGATCGTATTTCAAAACTCTTATTTTCCTTTGTTGTTATCGTGAATTTCATTTGTTGAAGCGTTTGTTCGTAATTATCTATAACAAAGTCTGCGTTTTTTTTAAATCCATAGGTGATAACTTCTTTTCCGCTTTTAACGAAGTCTTCTTTGTTCAACCTGTCGAGATTAATTATTATTTTTCCTTCATCTTTTAAATAGTTCATCAGGGACAATTTGATATTTTTGTACTCTTCAAAATCTTTATGATAGTCCAGATGATCCCTTGTGATGTTTGTGAAAGATATGATATCGAATTTAAAGCCTTCAATTCTTCTTTGATGGATAGCATGAGAGGATACTTCCATGTTTATAAATTCAATATTATTTTCTTTGCTGTTTTTTAATATTTTGGACAACTCTAAGATACTGGGAGTGGTGTTGTATGGTTCCTTAATTACCTCGTCTTTTATTTTAATTTCTACGGTACTTATTAGTGTCGAATCCTTATCTGATTTTTGTAAGATGTGATGAACTAAAGATACCGTTGTAGATTTGCCATTAGTGCCTGTTACTCCCAGTATTTTAAAATCATCTGGGGAGATGTCAAATAATTTGTGAGATAAATCGGCAGCAGCCTTCTTAATATCATCTACGATTATGTATTGTAGAGAATCAGTTGTTGGGATCTTTTCTTCGTTTTGAGCAATTATTAATGAAGCACCTTTATCAAATGCTGAAAGGATAAAATCATGGCCATCGAAACGTGAACCTTTAAAAGCGATAAAAACATCGTCTTTTTCAACGTTTTCACTGTTGTCTTTAATATCTGCTATATTGAATATTTCATTGTTGATTACTTTCTTTTTTATATTACCGTTTAAAAGTTTTATTAATTCGTTTGAAGGGATTTTCATTAATGTTGCCTCCTAAATAATTGCTTTTCTCATCACTCAAAACTTTTCTTGTTACAATGTAGTAAATTAATATATTTGACAATGTATATAAGACCTGGTATCATATTATTAGCACTTAATATGCAGGAGTGATAAAATGGCTAAGGTGCTACACGATAGACAAAAGGAAATTCTAAAAACTATTGTTGAATTATACATAAAAAACGAAAAACCAGTTAGCTCTGATGAAGTTTTGGAAAATTCAAATATAAAAGCTAGTAGTGCCACTATTAGAAACGATATGCAAAAACTCCAAAAATTAGGATACATTTATCAACAACACTCAAGTGGTGGAAGAATTCCTACAAATCCCGCTTTAAAGATCTATTTTCAAATGATAAAAGACGCCTACAACCAAGAGGATACACATATCGAAATTCCAAAAAGGTACAAGTTTTACGATTTGAATCTTATGTTTCAAAGTTTGAGTGAACTAATAGCCAATACCTTGGAAGGTTTGGTGATTTTTGAATATCCTAATCCAAAATATGTATATATAACTCGGGTAACGGTTACCCCTTTGATGGATACGAATAACGTCATTACTATTTTAACAAATTTAGGTTTAGCTGTATCCAGGACGGTTGAAATATATGGTCTGCCACCTTCAAAGGAATTAGAAAATATTTTGAATAATGGTCTTGTTGGCAAATCTTTTCATTCACTTTTCATGTTTCTTTCAGCTCCAAAATTCGAAACAGAAGATCTAAGGGTGACTAATTTCATAGAGATTTTGGGGCATTTAACATCTGAGTTCAACAGAAAAAAATATATTATAAGCGGTCTTGAAAAAATCATTTCTCAATCTATTCCAGACTTGGAAGCTATCGAAACATTGGCTTCAATGGTTGAAAATGATACAATCAAAGAAGGGATATTTAAACTTTTAGATTTCACCGATGATATAGAAATATTATTTGGTGAAGATTTAAACTCTAAAGCGCTAAAAAAAATGGTATTTTTTTACACTACTTATAAATTAAATGCTGATCCTCTTGGTAGAGTGTTGTTTATAACTCAAAAATACTGTAATTATGAAAAAAATTACTATTTTTTGAGAGAGTATATTTCTAGACTCTCAGAGATTATATCAAAAAATTTGTGAAAATGGTATATAATTTTGTTTATAGACTCAAGAGATAAAACGTTTTAAAAGGGTCCCAGCTCGAAACTCTCTATGGGTGGGCTGCAGGGTGAAAGAGGCGCTAATAAAGATTAAGCGCAGCATAGAAAAAAGAACATCTTTCAAAAATAAGATTTCGATTTTAAAAAGGGTTCAGGGCGAAGCCCTCCCCATACTGGGTTTAAGGGGCTCCAGACTCTTTCCTTAGATAGGTGGGCTGCGGGGTGAAAGGGCGCAAACTTAAAAATAGTAATAATCAGTTTTTAGGAGGTGTTTCGCTGAAATGGAAAAAAGAGACAAAGCTGAAGAAAGAGAAGAAAGAGCACAGCAAGAAGAAAGAGAAGAAATGAAAGAAACAAAAGAGAAAGAATCAAATCAAGAAGATATCGAATCGTTGAAAAAGAAAGTAGAGGAATTGGAAAAAGAAAATAAAGAGCTGAAAAACGAGTTAAAAAAGGTAGAAAAAGAAAGAGATGAATTTAAAGAGTATTCTATATATCTTAAAACTAAATTTGAAGATTACAAAAATTTAGTTGAGAAAGAAAAAAAGCAAATAAAATTGAGTACAACAAAGAAGATAATAGAAAAATTACTTGTTCCTTTTGAAAAGTTGAAGCTTTCTTTGAATTACAAAGATGAACCTGAATTTGTTTCGGCAGTTGAGATGGTTTACAAAGACATGTTGAAGGTCTTTGACTCCTTGAAAATGAAATTTATCGTTCCTCAAAAAGGTGATCAATTCGATCCATTCGAACACGATGTTATTGACAAGTTTGAAACGAAAGAAGTGAACGAATACTGCATATACGATGTCCAATCAATTGGTTACAAATTGGAAGGCGAAGTAATAAAACCAGCAAGGGTTATAGTTGCTGTTAAACCGAAGGAGAACACCCCGAACGGGGTCAAGGGAAAAGTTGAAGACAAGAAAAACCCTTGTGACGAAAATGCCGGTTCCGAGGAACAAACTGCGGAAGGAATCGACTCAAAAGAAGGTGATAAATAATTATGGCTGAAAGAAAAGATTATTACAAAATCTTAGGAGTAGATAGAAATGCATCACAAGAAGAGATAAAAAAGGCGTATAGACAAAAAGTTAAAGAGTGGCATCCTGATAGACACCGTGAAAATAAAGAAGAGGCAGAGCGCAAATTTAAAGAGATTCAGGAGGCTTATGAAGTTTTAAGTGATCCACAAAAAAGGAAAGTGTACGATAGATTCGGGTTTGTACCAGAAGAAGGAACCGCCTATACAGGGCAAAGTAGTGCAGGCGGTGGCATAGGTGATATTTTTGGAGATATATTTGGAGAAGATTTTGGTGGAGGCCCATTCTCTGACTTTTTCGATATGTTCTTTGGTACACAAGGAAGCGGAGGTAGGTCTTCTTCTAGACAAAGAAACGTTGCCAAAGAACGTGGAGAAGATATTAATGTAGTAATCAGTTTAAAATTAGAAGAAATTATGTACGACGTTAAGAAAATTGTTGAGTACAACAGGTACGAAGTATGTCAGCACTGTCATGGTACCGGAGCAGAAAACGGCACCAGTTTTGAAACTTGTCCAAGATGTAATGGTAAAGGGGTTATAAGAGAGGAGCAAAGGAGTTTTTTTGGTAGTTTTGTTAGAACATATACATGTCCAACTTGTAATGGAGAAGGTAGAATAATCAACCATAGATGTTCTTATTGCGCTGGTAGCGGAAAAGTTTTGAAAAAAGAAAAGATTGAAATTACGATTCCTGCAGGAGTTCCAAATAGCTATACTATGAGGATAAGAGGGAAAGGTAATGCAGGTAAGAATGGAGGTCCAAACGGTGATTTAATTGTTCAAGTAAGAGTTCTTCCCCATGAAAAATTTGTCAGAAAAGGGGCAGATTTAGAAACAGAGATCACGATAAATTATTTGAAAGCAGTTTTGGGAGGAACGGTCAAAATTCCCACGTTGGAGGGAGACATCGAAGAAGAATTACCAGAAGGAACCAACCCTGGAACCATTTTAAGGTTTAGAAATATGGGACTTCCAGAATTTGGTGGTGGCAAAAGAGGAGATTTATATGTCAAAATAAACGTGAAAATCAACAAGCCATCGAGAAAAGAAAGGAAGATCCTTAGTCAACTTTTGGAAGAAACAAACGTAGAGTAATTCATCGTGGGGGTATAAAGAATGAAATTTAATATCTCTGATCAAAAAATAGTTATCAAGGATTATATCATTATTACGCTGGGTACTTTAATTACCGCTCTGGGGTTAGTTCTTTTCATGATTCCCTACAATATTATTGCTGGTGGTGTTAGCGGGCTGGCTATAATATTAAACAATTTTTTTGGTTGGTGGGTAGGGATACAAATGTTTGCTTATAATTTGATTTTGTTCTTTTTGGGATTTTGGTTGCTTGGAATAGGATTTGGAATAAAGAGTATATACTCGGCTGCTTTACTATCCTTTTCAACTGATTTTTTTCAGCATGGTTTAGGCTTAGATCAACTTATTCCTTCATTGATGAGAGAAACAGGAAATGCAGGTCTAGAAATGACCTTATTAGCTGCATTTTACGGGGCTTTGATAGCTGGATTTGGCATGGGGCTAGTTATATGGAAAGGTGCAACTACCGGTGGAACAGATATAATCGCAATGATTTTCAACAAATATCTCTCTTTGAGTGTAGGTACGGGTCTTATGATTGCTGATACCGTTATAACCGCGTCTTCCATATTAATTAATCCCTTATTACCAATGTATGGAATAATAGCGATTTTTGTAACTGCAAGGACAATAGATGGGGTGATAGAAGGATTTGAATCGACAAGAACAATTTTGGTTATAAGCGATCATTATGATAAAATTAAAGAGGATATATATAGCAAATTAGATAGAGGAGTTACCTTTTTAAAAGGAGTAGGTAGTTACACTAATCAAGAAAAAAATATTATAATGGTGACTATTTCAAGATCAGAGATAGGCTTACTTAAGAAGATTGTAAAAGAAAGGGATAGTAACGCGTTTATGGTTATTTTACCAAATAGTGAAGCCATAGGATATGGTTTCAAAAAAATATCGTAATAAGGAGCTGATGGATAGTGGATGACCCCGGTGGTTTGTGGGGCTCATTAGTTTTACTAATTGTTCTTTTATTTCTTTCAGGATTTTTTTCTGGATCTGAAACTGCTTTAACTACAATAGGGAAATACAGAATAAAAGAACTGATTGATGAAGAAAAAGATGAGAAAAAAAGAAAAAAGTATCAACATTTTGTTGAAAATCCAAATCATTATTTAACCACTATACTTGTAATGAACAATCTTGTAAACATCTTAGCTACATCTACGGCAACAGTTTTTGCAGTAAGATTAATGCCGTCTTCCCATAGTGGCGCAGTTGGTTTAGTAACGGCTATCATGACCATATTAATATTGATTTTTGGAGAAATAACACCTAAGGTATATGCTAGAGAAAATAGAGAAAAATATTTTAACTTTGCCTTTTTCACAATCAATTTTTTAAATCAACTTTTAACACCCGTTGTGTGGTTACTTGTAAATCTTTCAAACGTGTTTATCAGACTTTTTGGTGGTGAGATCATTACCAATGCTCCACCACTTATCACAGAGGACGAAATAATTTCTTACTTAGACATAGGACATGAAGAAGGGGTAATTGAGAAAAGTGAAAAGTATCTGATGCAAAGAAGTCTAGAAATGAAGGAGACTTCTGTCAAAGAAATTATGACTCCAAGAGTAGATATATTAGCCATTGAGGATACAAAGACTATGGAGGAATTGATCAAGATAATAAATGAAGAAGGATACTCGAGGATTCCTGTTTTCAAGGAAACGTTAGACAATGTTATTGGCATCGTTTACGCAAAAGATATTTTCAAAAAACTAGACGAAGTAAAAGATTTTACCAAACTGCAAAAACTAAAAGTTGCGGAAATTATGCATAAACCATTCTTTGTACCCATAACGATGAAAATAAGAGATGTTTTTAGAATGTTTTTAAATAATCATACACATATGGCCATAGTTGTTGATGAATATGGAGGAACAGCAGGATTAGTTACTTTAGAAGATATAATAGAAGAGATGACCGGAGAAATTTTTGATGAGTACGATGACTACAGTGATGAAACTAATATAATAAGAGTATCAGAAAATGTTATACTAGTGGATGGTACAACACCAATTAACGATGTAGAAAGAGAGTTGGACATAGAATTTCCAGAAACTGAGTTTGAAACCATTGGTGGATTTTTACTTGAAAGGTTCAAAAGATTTCCTAAACCTGGTGAGATATATTATCTAGAAAATTATGAATTCGAAGTAATTTCCGTAACCATTAACAAGATCGATAAAGTCAAAATAACTGTACATCCAAAAATGCAAACAGAAAACCAAGAAGGGAATGATAAAGAGAAAGATGAACGATAAAAATATTGTTGAAAAATTGTATGAAGAAGCTATGAAAACAAGAGAAAATGCATATGCACCTTATTCTAATTTTAAGGTAGGAGCATGTTTATTATCAAATGATGGAGAAATCTTTTCAGGTTGTAATGTGGAAAATGCTTCGTATGGGTTATCTATTTGTGCTGAAAGAAATGCAATATTTTCTGCTGTTGCCAAGGGCAAACGTGAGTTCAAAGCTATGTTAATCGTTGCACAAGGTGAGGCACCTGTAAAACCATGTGGGGCATGTAGACAAGTAATGGCTGAGTTCGGGGATTTCGACGTTTATCTAGCAAATACAAAAGGGAAAATAGAAAAGACGAAAGTAAGTGAGTTACTACCAAATGCCTTTGGCCCAAAGGATCTGTGAAATCGCTAAACATCCTTTTCATAAGGTGGGCTAGTAGGAGAAGAGACAAAGTCTTCTACTCTTCCTTATGCTTGGGAAACGGGCTAAAGGAACCGCAGGCCCTTCCTTAAAGGGGTGGGCAGCGGGGTTGAAAGGGCGGCCTTTTATTCTTCCTTAGATGGGTGGGCAGCGGGGCGAAGGGGCGCTAACACAAGCTTTAGAGTTTCTAAAAATAATAAAATTATAATTTAGGAGTCTAACTATTATGGATTTAATAGAAAAAGAATTATCAAAAGAAGTTATCTTTAGAGGAAAAATCTTGAATCTAGAAAAATACAACGTTGAATTACCAAACAAAAACACATCAACCAGGGAAGTTGTTAACCATCCTGGAGCAGTAGCAATATTGCCAGTAGATAATGAAGGAAACATCTACCTCGTTAAACAATACAGATTCCCAATAAGAAAAGTATTAATAGAAATACCTGCAGGAAAGTTCGACTCACCTAATGAGAACCCTTTAGAATGTGGCAAAAGGGAATTAGCAGAAGAAATAGGAAAGCAAGCAAACAAATGGGTTGAGTTAGGATACATATACACAACCCCAGGTTTTTCAACGGAAAAAATATATTTATATCTGGCCAAAGAATTAAATGAAGTTGGAATCAATCCAGATGATGACGAGTTTGTTGAAGTTTTAAAGGTAACAACAAATGAAATGAAAGAGATGATAAAAAAAGGTGAAATTACCGATTCAAAAAGTATTTGTGCTTTCTACAAATATTTACTTCTTTAATAAAATCAAAAAATTTTGGAGGACTAAACGATGATCTCAAATACTGTAAGAACAAGATTTGCACCAAGTCCAACAGGGTATCTTCACGTTGGTGGAGCTAGAACAGCACTTTTTAACTATCTCTTTTCCAAAAAAAATGAAGGAAAATTTATCTTAAGAATCGAAGACACAGACATAGAACGTTCGACAAAAGAATCCGAAGATCAACTTATAAATACTCTAAAATGGTTGGATTTGAATTGGGATGAAGGGCCTCTAATCGGTGGAGATTATGGACCATATAGACAGAGTGAAAGGTTAGAAATCTACCAACAAAGAGCAAAAGAACTAATAGAAAAAGGGAAAGCATATGAGGCATATATCTCACCAGAAGAAATAGAAGAAGTAAAAAACCAGTTAATCAGCGAAGGTAAACCACCACATTATACCTATGATTTGATTTCAAAGTACAACACAAAGGAAAGAATAAAAGAGTACAATTACAAAGGGTTAAACCCCGTTGTTTTTTTGAAGATGCCTCAGAAAGATTATGAACTCGATGATAAAATAAAAGGTAAAGTTATCTTTAAGAAAGGTGCTATTGGAGATTTTATAATTCTGAGAAGTAATGGTATACCTACATATAATTTTGCTGTCGTTGTGGATGATATAGAAATGAAAATCACCCATGTTATCAGGGGGGACGATCATTTACCAAACACTTTACGACAACTGGCGATTTATGAGGCTTTTGAGGTAGAACCCCCAATATTTGCACATGTTTCTATGATCTTGGGTCCAGATGGTAAAAAATTATCTAAAAGGCATGGCGCTACTTCTGTCGAAGAGTTTATGGTTCAGGGATATTTGCCTGAAGCTGTTGACAATTATCTAGCCCTACTTGGTTGGTCTCATCCTGAGGGTAAAGAAATATTGCCTCTCCCTGAAATAATTGATAATTTTACTTTGGATAGAGTTAATTCAAGTCCAGCTATATTCGATGAGAAAAAATTAAAATGGATGAACGGGCAATATCTAAGAAACAAATCTCTGGAAGAAATCTATCAACTCACAGAACCTTTTGTGATTGGATCAAAACTACTAAGTAAAGAACAATATGAAGTAAACAAAAAATGGGTTATTAAAGCTTTAGAAACTATTCTTTCTTCTGTTGAAATACTAAGTGAAATACCCGAAAAAATGGAAGTTTTTCTAAAAGATGTATTCCCAGATACAAATGATCCTGAATTTAAAGAATACTTCAATAAAAGAGGAGTAAAAGAAGCTATTAACTTAGTTTATAAGTATTTTAATGAAGATGACAAATGGGATGTACAAACGATAACGGAAAATTTAAAGAATGCCATGAAAGAAGCTAATCCCCAAAAGAAACCATTTTACATGTCTTTAAGAAAAATTTTAACTGATTCATTTCATGGACCTGATTTGATAAATACGATATTTTTGTTAGGTAGAAACACAGTTTTGGAAAGACTCCAAAGGGTGATCGAGATTTGAAGCATCTTCCTATAATTAAAATATACGATACTTTAAGTGCACAACTAGTTGATTTAGTACCGGTGAAAGAAGGCGAAATAAAGATTTATCTTTGTGGACCGACGGTCTACAACTTGTTACACATTGGGAATGCCAGGCCTATTATAATATTTGATGCCTTTAGGCGTTTTTTGGAATATATTGGTTACAAAGTTACATTAGTACAGAACTTCACCGATATAGACGATAAGATCATCGATCAAGCAAAAAAAGAGAACCTACCTTTCGAAGAGTTAGGAAAAAGATATATAATTGAGTATTGGAGAGACATGACGGCTCTTAAAGCAAGGGCTTTTAATTTTCACCCAAAAACTACCAACTATGTTGATGAAATTATTTCTTACATAAAGGAACTTGAAGAAAAAGGTTACGCCTATAAGGCTGAAAATGGGGATGTTTACTTTGAAGTGGGAAAATTTTCAAAATATGGAGAGTTATCCCACAGAAAGATTGAAGATCTGAAAGTAGGGGTCAGAGTAGAAGTTTCTGAATACAAAAAAAATCCTTTGGACTTCGCCCTATGGAAATCTTCAAAAGAAGGAGAACCGTTTTGGGAAAGTCCATGGGGAAAAGGTCGCCCGGGATGGCACATAGAATGTTCTGTTATGTCTTCTGAAATATTGGGAGATACCTTCGATATTCATGCGGGAGGGAACGACCTTATCTTTCCTCATCACGAGAACGAGAGGGCTCAAGCTATAGCAAAAAGCGGTAAAGATTTTGCAAAATATTGGATGCACAACGGAATGATTCGTATGGCACAAGATAAGATGTCAAAATCCTTAGGGAACGTTTGGTATTTAAGAGACCTTTTGAAAAAATTTGATTCGGATGTCTTAAAAATTTTTGTACTCAGCAAGCACTATCGGATACCTATAGATGTAAGTGAAGAATTGCTTCATAACCAAGAGGTATCAGTTAATAGAGTTAAAGAATCATTGAATGACGCTGAAGCTTTCTTTAACGGAAAAGTCCCTTATCCTCGGGAAATGAATTGTTTTAAGGAACAAGAAGAATATCTCATTAGTAATCTTTCGAATGATTTTGATACACCTTCAGTTGTAGCAAGAATCTTTGAATTATCGAGAGATTTAAACAAAGCGTTAAATTCACGTGATGAAGAAACAATAAAAAATAATTATTATATAATAAGGAATATTTATGGAAGTATTTTAGGGGTTTTTGAAACTAATGAACAAATGCAGAAGAACAAGGTAGAATTAAATCAATTAATGGAAATTATTCTAAACGTAAGATCTGCTCTTAGAGAAGAAAAGTTATACAATCTTTCTGACTACATAAGGGATAACTTAAGCAAAATTGGTATAGAAATAAAAGATACCCCTGAAGGAACAAAATGGTCTTAGAACTGGAGGTGCTATTAAATAGACGTTAATATAATAAATTCAGTACTGGCCTCTCTCAAAAATACCTTTAAGATAATCACAAAGATAGATATTCAATTGGAAAAGCCCTCTGTTGTTAAAGAAATTGAAAAGCATTACGATGTGGTTACTAATATAGGTTTTACAGGTGAACTTGAAGGAAATATTCTTTATTCCTTTACCGAGAATGTCGCAAAGGATATAGTTAATAATATGATGGATGGTATGATGAAAATAGAGGAGATTAATGATATGGCTATCAGCGCCATAGGAGAACTTGGCAACATGGTTTCTGGTTCCATAGCAACTAATCTTGAAAAATATGGTTATAATATAGTTGTAACCCCTCCATCCGTATTCACTGGCAAGATTGTAAAAGTGAATTCTAAAGGTGTTATATTGGGGTTTCCCGTTTACGTTTCTGGTGACAACGAAATGGATTTGTACTTTATTTACAGAGAAGCGAACAAGGATTTTTAGGAAGGGAAATTCGGCTTATCGTTATAAAAAAAGTTATGGCAAAAGGTTAATTTAAATATGAGATTTAGAGAAAGTTGATTATTAATTAGTAGAATTTCTAAAGACACAAAAAAGTGCAGAGGCTAAGGAGGAATATAAATGTCTAGAAAATGCGAGATATGCGGAAAAAGTCCGGCGACTGGAAACACCGTTGCTAAATCAAAAGTAACGACCAGGAGGGTATGGAAGCCTAACCTTCAAAAGATAAGAGTAGTAACCGACGAAGGTACAGTAAGAAAAATGTATGTTTGTACGAAATGTTTAAAATCTGGAAAAGTTCAAAAGGCATAAACAAAAATCGGTCTAAAATAAGACCGATTTTATTTTCATAATTTGGCGTGCCTGGCCGGATTTGAACCGGCAACCTCCGGATCCGCAGTCCAACGCTCTATCCAATTGAGCTACAGGCACATTAATACAATAATTGATAAAAAATGGCGGAGAGGGAGGGATTCGAACCCTCGGTAGAGTCACCTCTACACTTGCTTAGCAGGCAAGCGCCTTCGGCCACTCGGCCACCTCTCCGTGATTTTTGCTTCTTATTCAACCCTGAAATATTATAGCATTGATATTCTCAACTGTCAAGGAAACATTTCATTTCTTTGCTTTTTTCATTTCGTACATCTTATTATCAGCTTCTTTTATTAATGATTCAAGGTTTATATCCTTTTGAAAGTCTCTATATTCTGAAACACCGTAACTTAAATCAATCCTCACGTTACCATCCACTTTAACCTCTTTGAGTTGACTTAAAATTCTTTGAAAAATTTTGTGAACATCAACTTCTTCAGCGTTTGGAAGCCCTAAAATGAATTCGTCTCCACCTATTCGTATTATCAAATCAGATTCTCTTAAAGTACTTTTTAATACATCTGTTACCTTTTTTAGGATATAATCTCCCGCATCGTGACCATAATTGTCGTTTATGTATTTGAGATTGTCTATATCAATAAAAACGATAGATAGAGGCTCTTGCCTTCTTTTGGCAAGTTGAAAATATTTTTCTAAAGCATAAAAACCAGCTCTCCTGTTATAAGAACCAGTTAAATCGTCGAAAGTCGCGTATTTTTTAAGTATTTCTTCAAGTTTTTTCTTTTCGGTAATGTCTGTTATAACTAAAATAATTCTACTTACGTCAACTTCTTCATACGTTACACCCGTTAATAAAACTGGGACTTTGTTACCACTTTTCGTAACTAAGTTAGACTCGAAAGAAATTATATTATTAGAGCTTCTTTTTAAATTTTGCATATTTTCATAAAAAGTTTCCCAATCG
Protein-coding regions in this window:
- a CDS encoding UDP-N-acetylmuramoyl-L-alanyl-D-glutamate--2,6-diaminopimelate ligase, with the translated sequence MKIPSNELIKLLNGNIKKKVINNEIFNIADIKDNSENVEKDDVFIAFKGSRFDGHDFILSAFDKGASLIIAQNEEKIPTTDSLQYIIVDDIKKAAADLSHKLFDISPDDFKILGVTGTNGKSTTVSLVHHILQKSDKDSTLISTVEIKIKDEVIKEPYNTTPSILELSKILKNSKENNIEFINMEVSSHAIHQRRIEGFKFDIISFTNITRDHLDYHKDFEEYKNIKLSLMNYLKDEGKIIINLDRLNKEDFVKSGKEVITYGFKKNADFVIDNYEQTLQQMKFTITTKENKSFEIRSHLIGKFNVYNITNAFVIATLFGLDPEKIIYPIFTFKGVPGRFQIVPNSQSLGFVAVIDFAHTPDALNEVLKTASSITEGRIITVFGAGGNADQGKRKLMGQVVSENSDVIVLTNDDPKDEDPNQIIEDVSKGIDKDKHFIIIPDRETAIDTALRFANKGDMVIIAGRGHEKYQLFAHGKKVEFNDYEVTKKLIDKIKRSSGR
- a CDS encoding HTH domain-containing protein → MAKVLHDRQKEILKTIVELYIKNEKPVSSDEVLENSNIKASSATIRNDMQKLQKLGYIYQQHSSGGRIPTNPALKIYFQMIKDAYNQEDTHIEIPKRYKFYDLNLMFQSLSELIANTLEGLVIFEYPNPKYVYITRVTVTPLMDTNNVITILTNLGLAVSRTVEIYGLPPSKELENILNNGLVGKSFHSLFMFLSAPKFETEDLRVTNFIEILGHLTSEFNRKKYIISGLEKIISQSIPDLEAIETLASMVENDTIKEGIFKLLDFTDDIEILFGEDLNSKALKKMVFFYTTYKLNADPLGRVLFITQKYCNYEKNYYFLREYISRLSEIISKNL
- a CDS encoding nucleotide exchange factor GrpE, producing MEKRDKAEEREERAQQEEREEMKETKEKESNQEDIESLKKKVEELEKENKELKNELKKVEKERDEFKEYSIYLKTKFEDYKNLVEKEKKQIKLSTTKKIIEKLLVPFEKLKLSLNYKDEPEFVSAVEMVYKDMLKVFDSLKMKFIVPQKGDQFDPFEHDVIDKFETKEVNEYCIYDVQSIGYKLEGEVIKPARVIVAVKPKENTPNGVKGKVEDKKNPCDENAGSEEQTAEGIDSKEGDK
- the dnaJ gene encoding molecular chaperone DnaJ, giving the protein MMAERKDYYKILGVDRNASQEEIKKAYRQKVKEWHPDRHRENKEEAERKFKEIQEAYEVLSDPQKRKVYDRFGFVPEEGTAYTGQSSAGGGIGDIFGDIFGEDFGGGPFSDFFDMFFGTQGSGGRSSSRQRNVAKERGEDINVVISLKLEEIMYDVKKIVEYNRYEVCQHCHGTGAENGTSFETCPRCNGKGVIREEQRSFFGSFVRTYTCPTCNGEGRIINHRCSYCAGSGKVLKKEKIEITIPAGVPNSYTMRIRGKGNAGKNGGPNGDLIVQVRVLPHEKFVRKGADLETEITINYLKAVLGGTVKIPTLEGDIEEELPEGTNPGTILRFRNMGLPEFGGGKRGDLYVKINVKINKPSRKERKILSQLLEETNVE
- a CDS encoding YitT family protein produces the protein MKFNISDQKIVIKDYIIITLGTLITALGLVLFMIPYNIIAGGVSGLAIILNNFFGWWVGIQMFAYNLILFFLGFWLLGIGFGIKSIYSAALLSFSTDFFQHGLGLDQLIPSLMRETGNAGLEMTLLAAFYGALIAGFGMGLVIWKGATTGGTDIIAMIFNKYLSLSVGTGLMIADTVITASSILINPLLPMYGIIAIFVTARTIDGVIEGFESTRTILVISDHYDKIKEDIYSKLDRGVTFLKGVGSYTNQEKNIIMVTISRSEIGLLKKIVKERDSNAFMVILPNSEAIGYGFKKIS
- a CDS encoding hemolysin family protein, which gives rise to MDDPGGLWGSLVLLIVLLFLSGFFSGSETALTTIGKYRIKELIDEEKDEKKRKKYQHFVENPNHYLTTILVMNNLVNILATSTATVFAVRLMPSSHSGAVGLVTAIMTILILIFGEITPKVYARENREKYFNFAFFTINFLNQLLTPVVWLLVNLSNVFIRLFGGEIITNAPPLITEDEIISYLDIGHEEGVIEKSEKYLMQRSLEMKETSVKEIMTPRVDILAIEDTKTMEELIKIINEEGYSRIPVFKETLDNVIGIVYAKDIFKKLDEVKDFTKLQKLKVAEIMHKPFFVPITMKIRDVFRMFLNNHTHMAIVVDEYGGTAGLVTLEDIIEEMTGEIFDEYDDYSDETNIIRVSENVILVDGTTPINDVERELDIEFPETEFETIGGFLLERFKRFPKPGEIYYLENYEFEVISVTINKIDKVKITVHPKMQTENQEGNDKEKDER
- the cdd gene encoding cytidine deaminase, whose translation is MIKRKMNDKNIVEKLYEEAMKTRENAYAPYSNFKVGACLLSNDGEIFSGCNVENASYGLSICAERNAIFSAVAKGKREFKAMLIVAQGEAPVKPCGACRQVMAEFGDFDVYLANTKGKIEKTKVSELLPNAFGPKDL